Below is a window of Planctomycetota bacterium DNA.
GGCGGTGATGAACGCGTCGGCGGCGACGTTGTGCGCGCCCGTTGGGATAGAATGAGTCTGCATCGGCTAACTCCGGTGCTGTGCCCCTCGGAGGTTCCTACGCCAATCCGGGGGGCCGTTTTGTTTGCGGGCGAATGCCCGGTCGCGGCGAAGTGCCGACGACGCGTTTACGGTATCGACTGCCCGCCAGCGTGTCAATAGCGTACGTTCTATTTTGTCGCTATTCGTTTGATATTTGAGATTTCGTTGGTATTCTGTTGAGGTGCCCATCCACGTCAACACGATTCGCACGCTGCGGCTTCGGCTCGGCATCACGCAAGCGGAGGCGGCCCGCCGTGCGGGGATGAAGTACGCGAGCCAATGGAGCGAAGTCGAGCGGGGGGACAAACCCGACCCGCAGCTCAGCACCGCTGAACGCATCGCCGAAGTTCTCGGTGTGACGGTGGACGCGTTGACACAAAAGGCAGAGTGATTGCCTGTCAGTTGCGGCGAGGGAACATTGAATGCTCGCCACGCAGGAGCATCGCCAAGCCGTCGCGGTCAATCCATGCGACTCGGTTCCGCTGGGCAAGCATTACTGCACCCTCGCTCAGGTAACTATTCGTCACAACCACGGCGTACTCGCAGTTGTACATGGCAATGCCGGCAAACGCTTCTTGCACTGCGGTGTTTGGGACGACCCCGCTATACCGCTTCGCCTGAACGACACACCAGCCAAAGTCTGCCTCGACGACGAGGTCAACGCCGTGGTCTCCTGGTCCGCCGACATGACGAACGTTGTACCCCAGCCAGCGAAACACGTACTCCAAGAAATACTCGAACTCGTCACCGGTTAGATCATCCACATGGGTGTGCTCACGCCCCCACGCCGGGTGGAAGTATGTGCCATCAGGTTTGGGGCGCGAGCGAACGTGACTGCGCCAAGCATCGTGGTCAACTTGAAACACGGCTTCTTGGTCGTTTGCCCGATCTGGGCTCCGTGAATCTGTGTGAGAACGACGCTCTCGCTCGCGTTTCCGGATTTCAGTTGCCAGCTTTGCCGACTGTTCCGCGAGCTCGGTCGCCCGCACCTTCGCGGCGAGCTTACGTTCTCGATGTTCCCTTGCCCGAACGATCCATGTTTCGGGTAAGTCGACACGATCTTCGGGCGATAGGGAGAAGAAGAAGCCGATGGCTAAGGCGATACCGACGATGATCGGAACGCCGCCCGCCAAGGCAGTGGCGAGCATGTTCAGGGACACCATTCCAATGGGCAGAGAGAGTGCAACTGAAATTGCTGCACTAGCAATGATAATCGAGGCCTCGAGTGGCAACGGTAGCAGGGTGTGAAGACGTGCTCGTAGTCGGGCATGCCGTTCCCGGCGGTGCTCGGCGTTGGCTTGCAATGTCGCAAGTTTGGCCTTTTCTTCGAGCTTTTGTTGATCGCGCCAGTCCCCGGACACGACGGCAACGCTACCGAAACCGATATCGTAACGCTACCAGCTGGATATGGCTGAAAGGGTCTGCCATACCTCAACGCCCGTCACTTCTCAACCTAGACACGCACCGCCAGCACGTGGCCAGCGGGGCGAATCGGTGCCGACTCTGTAAACGTTTACAAGCCCAGTCGTCTGCAAACGTTTACAAGCCTACCCCACTACCTCCCCCTCTACGACCGTCTCACCCGGCAACGCCCCGCCCTGGCACTTGGCCAGCAGCCGCAAGATTGACCGGTTTGACCGGTTTGGCTCCGATTGACCGCTTGAGTTGTCACTGTGTGCAATACTTGCAATCCCCGCTGGCGTCGGTATTGTGCCCAAAACGCCGTTTTCGCCCTGATATGTGACATGTTGGGGGTGCGATAGCAAGAACTTTTAATCGAACGGTCGTGGGTTCGAGCCCCACCGGCCTCACTTCGCCTCATACATCGCTTACTCCACGAATGCACCGTCGACCACGGATGTGTCCTGCAATGCCCCTACGGACACGAGCTGCTCGGCGAGTGATTGCCATCGCTCGGCCGACATCGCCCCGAGTGGCTCTGCTTCGATCAACGGCTTCTGTGCTTCGGCACTGGCGATAAATGCGTCGGCGGTCATCGTCGGGTTCAGCTCGCGCATGATTGCGTTGGCCGAGGTGGGGTCGGCGAGATACGACTCCCATCCGGCGCGTACCGCTTGGATCATGCGGGCACAGACGTCGGGGTTGGCTTCGAGAAACTCACGCTTGCAGATCAGCACGGTTGCGTAGGGGTTGTAGCCGCCGTCCGCGATGAGGAATGTTTTGACGTCGAGGCCCTCCCGCCGTGCGGTGATCGGTTCGCTTGTGACGAACACCTGCATCGCATACTCGTCGGCCATGCGAAACTCGGTCAGGTCGCCGAACGGGCTGGGGTACTCCGCCTCGAAGTTGTCGCCGAGGTTTTGTTTGAGATAGGTCGCGTAGGGCAGTCCCGACTGCCATGCGATCAAACCGCCACGCTCGAAGAGCGCTCCGATCGAGTCGGCCGGATCGTCGGCCTTGAGCATCAAACCCTGGGGGTTGGTTTGATAGGCGGCGAACAGGGCGACGACGTCGTTGCCCTTGCTGCGTGCGATGAGAAGCTCGTCGGCCGCGCAGATGCCGAAGGTCGCACCGCCACCGCCGACGATCTGAACCGGCGATAGGTCGGGTCCGCCGGGCGAGATGTCGACCGTGAGTCGTCGGTCCGTGAACGCGCCGATCCGCTCGGCTTCGTAGAACCCGCCGAACTGAGGTTCGGGCAGCCAGTTGAGTTGCAACGTCACCTCGGCCGACCCGTCCTCGGCAACGGAATCATCCGAACAGGCCACGCCAACGAGCAAAAGGGTCAACACCAAACACCATCTCATGGTTGAACGTTACGCATTGCGCCAGTGCCGCAACAACAGCCCGCCGATCAGGTCAACACTTCCGAAAAGCACCAGCCCCAGCACCGACGAGAGGATCAGTGCGGCGAATACCTTGGGGTAGTCGCTCTGCGTCCTGGCGATCGTGAGAATTCCGCCCAAGCCCAGACCCGTGATGAACTCGCCGACGACCGCACCGATCGCCGCCAGGGCCGCGGCAATTCGCAATCCGACGAACAACTTCGGCAACGCCGACGGCAAGCGCAGCTTGAAGAACGTCTGCCACAACGAAGCGCGGTGCAGGCGGAACAGGTCCAACAGCGCCGGGTCGGCCGACCGGAAGCCCGCGAAGCCTGCCGCGATCACGGGAAAGACGCTCGCGATCCCCGCAGCCCATGCGGTCGTCTGTACACCCCTACCGAACCAAACCACCAGCAGCGGGGCGATCGCCACCAGCGGCACCGTCTGGAAGAACACCGCGTAAGGGTAAAACGCACGCCGCATCCAGACGTTGGCCGAAAGAACAGCCGCGAGCATCGTGCCGATGAGCGCACTACAGGCAAAGCCAACGCCCGCACCAAGAGCCGTCTGCCCGAGCGCGGTCCAAAGGTCGCCTTGTGACGTGAGCGAGCGGAACGTGGCGGTCGGCGGCGGCACGAGGAACGCCGGCACGATCCCAACGCGCACAATTCCTTCGAGCAGGGCGATGGCAGCAACGGCCACGACGATCGGGGGGAGCACGCTTCGGATCACCGGGCCACCGCCTCGCCCGGAACATCGGATCGGAGTGCCTCGAACAACAGCGCCGTCTGACGCGCGAACTCGGCGGTTCCACGGAGGGAAGCGTCGCGCTGGGCCGGCAGTTCGATCGGTACGTCGAGGACGACCCGGCCCGGCCGCGGCGAAAGCACCACCGCGCGTTCCGACAGGTACGCCGCTTCCGCGACACTGTGCGTGACGAACACCGTCGTCATCGCGTGTTCGACTGACAGCCGGCGGAGCATGTCGTCCAGTTCCTGCCGCGTGATCTCGTCGAGCGCGGCGAACGGTTCGTCGAGCAGTAACAACTCCGGCGTCGTCACCAGCGCCCGCGCCAGCGATACCCGCATCCGCATGCCGCCGCTCAGTTCGTTCGGATATGCACCGGCAAAATCCGAAAGCCCGACCTCTTTGAGCAGGTCGCGAGCATGTTCGGTGGCGTCGTTGCCTTCCAGTTCCGCGGGTAGGCGAACGTTGTCGAGCACCGTGCGCCAGGGCAAAAGGTGAGAATCCTGAAACACGAACCCGGTCCGCCGGTTGTCTGTTTCAACGGCCCCGTCCGTGGGCGAGAGGAGGCCGGCGATGAGTCGCAGGAGTGTCGATTTACCACAGCCACTGGGGCCGAGGATCGCGAGGAACTGCCCGCTCGGCACGGCAAGATCAATCGGCCCGATCGCACGGAGGTTGGCGAATGAATGGCTCAATCCCTCGATGTCTATCGCGTTGTAGGGCGCTGCCGCCAAATGCCGATCCACATGAAGATCGTAGTGAACTAAACAGCGACATTTGGTAGATTACCACGGAGGAATTCGAAATGCCTGAAAATCAGACCAGCATGGATGCCTTCGGTACCCGTCCGTTCGACGTGTTCGAGCCGACCGACGGCGACCCGTGGGACGTACACAAGGCCGGGCATCTGATACGACGGTGCGCGTTTGGTGCGACCCCCGACGAGCTCAACACCGCCGTCGCCGATGGAACCACGAAGACCATCGATGCGTTGTTCAACTTTGATCCTGAAGACGATCCGCACAACCACTTGCTCGAAGAAATGGGCGAGGTTTTCCGCCTCGATAATCATCGCCGGGTTCAGGAATGGTGGGTCTTCCGCATGCTCCGCACGGATCGGCCGCTGCAGGAACGCATCGCGCTGTTCTGGCACAACCATTTCGCGACCGGCGGCTCCAAGGTCAACCAGCAACGGATGCACAAGCAGATCGAACTGTTCCGGCGTAAGGGGCTGGGCAGTTTCCGTGAACTTCTCGTCGAGGTCGGCCGCGATCCGGCGATGCTACTCTGGCTCGACGGCAACAACGCCGCCAAGGGCAAGCCTAACGAGAACTACGCCCGTGAGATCATGGAGCTGTTCACCCTCGGCGTCGATAACGGCTACACCGAAGCCGACATCAAGGAACTCTCCCGCTGTTTCACCGGCTGGCGCGTGCAAGGCAACAACGCCCGGTTCTTCAAGGACCGTTTCGACGACGGCGAAAAGACGATCCTCGGTAAAACCGGAAACTTCAACGACGAAGGGGCGGTCGATCTGCTGCTCGCGACCGAGCAGGCGCCGAAGTTCATCGCTGAGAAGCTGCTTACGCACTTCCTCACGCCAACGCCGCCGCAGCCGATGATCGATCATTTCGCCGGTCGGCTCACCGCTAACGACTGGCACATCGGCACCGTGCTCAAGGAGATGTTCCGCTGCCGTGCGTTCTACAGCGACGGGGCGTATCGCTCGCTCATCAAGGACCCCGCGACGCTCTGCATCGGTGCGGGCCGCGCACTCGGCGGTACGCTCAAGGCCGAGTTCGTCCGCGAGTTCATGGGCAAGATGGGCATGCGGCTGTTGTTTCCGCCGGACGTCTCCGGCTGGACCGGCGGCGAGGCGTGGGTCAATGCCGCGACCATTCTCGTACGCTACCGCTTCGCCCTCGAAGTCGCCCGTCAAGAAGGTCGTTGGTACGCCAAGAGTCACCGCCTCGAGCATTTCCTCCCGAACAACAACCTCGACTCGGCCGACAGTCTCGTCGACCACTACGCGGACCTGCTCCTCGACGGCAACTTACCCGGCGAGGTTCGTAGCAAACTCGTCGACTATTTCATGCGAAACGACAAGAACGAGCCGATCGAAGAGTTCAAGCTCAACGGCAACACCGTTCGCAAGAAGGTCAAGGGCACCTTGCACCTGATGATGACCACCCCGTACTTCCAGCTCGCATAGGGCCTAGATTCAAGGAATTTTCCATGGCAAATCAGTCACGACGTGAATTCATGAAGGTCGGCCTCGGCGGGCTGGGCATGCTGTCGCTCGGCGGGGCGACGCCGTTGTTCGTGCCCAAGTTCGCGCACGCCGACCAAGCCGCCGGCACCGCCATTGCCAATGACAACGTGCTCGTGGTCGTTCAGCTCTCGGGCGGCAACGACGGGCTCAACACCGTCATTCCGGTCGGCAACGACGACTACAAGAAATCCCGGCCGAAGATCGCGCTCTCCGACGGGCTTCACAAGGTTTCCGACGAGTTTGCGCTCAACCCCGGCATGGGTGCGTTCAAGGCGATGTATGACGAGGGCATGCTCGCCATCGTCAACGGTTGTGGATACCCCCAGCAGAACCGCTCGCACTTCGAGTCGATGGCCATTTGGCAATCGGCCGACCCGTCGCTCAACGACACCAAGGGCTGGCTGGGTCATTACCTCGATCACCTCTCGCGCGGTACCCAGTCCGAAGCCCTCTCGGCGGTCAACATCGGCGACGAACTCCCGCAGGCGCTCGTCACCGAGGGCGCGCCGATCCCATCCATCAACAACCTCAACGACTTCTCCATCGTCCTCGATAACCGCACCGGCTTCGACAAGGACCTGGAGCGGCAGTTGATCGAGGAGTTCGCACAGTCCGAGTATGACAACCCGCGTGCTGCGTTTTTCGCCAAGCAGGCCAACAACGCCATCGTCAGCGCCGACGAGATCCGCCGTGTCGCCAGTGCTTACGAGGCCGACGCGGACTACCCCGGCAATCTCGGTAATCGCCTCAAACTCATCGCCCGGCTCATCGCCGGCAACTTCGGCACCCGCGTCTTCTATTGCCAGATCGGCGGTTTCGATACGCACGCCAACCAGATCCAGCAGCACGAGAACCTGCTCCGCAACGTCACCGAATCCATCCGAGCGTTTTACAAGGACCTCGGTGCCAAGCAGCTCGACTCGAAGGTCACGACGATGGTCTTCAGCGAGTTCGGCCGACGCGTGCGGCAGAACGACTCGCAGGGCACCGACCATGGCGCGGCCGGCCCGATGTTCGTCGTCGGTCCGAAAATAAAAGCCGGCCTGCACGGCGGCTCGCTTTCGTTGGCCAAGGACGATCTGGACAACGGCGACGTGAAGTTCACCACCGACTTCCGCCGGGTTTATGCCAGCATGCTCCGTGACTGGCTCAACGTGGATCCCGCCGAGGTATTGCAAGGCGACCACGAAGCGTTGAAGCTGTTTTCGTAGGGCGGGCGCACTGCCTGCCACGCATCGAGCGCGATCGGATTGGCAGGCGGTGCCTGCCCTACGGTGAGCCATGTCCCCCCGCGTGATCGCGTTCGTCGTCGGTACCTCTCGCGGGGGGACGACGTGGCTGTCGAAAGTGCTCAACTGTCATCCGCGGATAGCCTGCTTTGGCGAGAGCGGCTTCTTCGGTCGGCACTGGTTCGAGCCTGACGCCGATGGTCGGCTCAGCGGCACGCAGGTGCGAGAAAAGTTCGACGGCGCGATTGCGGGGACGTGGGGTCCGCACACCGGTGATGTTGGTACGCTGCGCCGTGCGAACACCCCTGAACTCCACGCGGCTCTGCGGGAACGTCTCGAACCGATGACCGCCGCAGGCGGCACGGTCGCCGAAGTGTTCGACGCCTACGCCGGTGCGTTCGGTGTTGCCGAGGGCAAGCCGTTGGTGATCGAAAAGACGCCGCATCACGTGAATCATGTCGATCGCATTCTCGACGCCGTGCCCGATGCGAAGTTCATCGTGACGTTGCGCGATCCGTACTCGTTCATGCGCAGCTATAAGTTTCAGGGTCAGCAGTACGACGCCGAACGGCGTGCCCATGCGGAGCGGGTGTATCACCCGATCACGTGTGCGCTGATTTGGCGACGATACTTTCGCTCCGTGTTTGAACTCGAGACCACCCACGCGGACCGTGTTTTCCGGTTCGATATCGGCGCGCTGGCCGATCGTGAGGAGGCCGTGCTTGACGACTTACAGGACTTTCTCAGCGTCGAGCGCGCGCCGCTTGCCGGGCAGGTACCACGAGACAACAGCAGCTTCCCTAGCGGCCAACGCGAAGAGCTTGGCGCGGGGGACGTGTGGTGGATGAACCGCATCGCCGGCCCGGAGATCGACGCGGGGGGTTGGCCCCGGCGATCGGCGGGCGGGATGGTCGGCCTGCTGCCCGCGCTGACACTGCCCATCTGGGCGGTGCGTAACTTCGGCCATCTGCGCCGCACGGTCCGCAACCCGGCCCGCTACGCGGCGTCTCTGTTTCGTCGCTGATTAGGTGCTTTTGACCGATTGAGATTGTTGTGCTTACTCGCCTCGGTCCAGGCCACCTTCGAACGTGACGACCGCGTGATGACCGGGCATGTTGCTGTTGACCGCGAAGCCGATCAGTGACTCGTCGGTGAACGAAACGTCGGCCGGCGAGGTGGTCCACTGCCACGGTTCATCGCCGCGCGCCCAGCCGAGGCGCACGTCTTCACCGTCACGCTCGATCGCCAGCCGCAGGGGCAGGGGGCCCGGCTCTTCGTAGTCGAGATGGCGCTCGACCACCGCAGCGCCGGACGCCGAGCGTGCGGCCACCGTGATCCGGCCATTGGAGAACGCATGAACAAAAACGAAAGCCGCGTCCTCGGCGCTGCTTTCTCGCAGCATGATGCCCGCCTTCGACCACTGCCCCGAGCCGGCGTACTCGATCAGCGTGGTCTTGAAGTGTTCGCTGTCCCCGGCCGGCCGCGCGAGGTACACGAATGCGTCCTTGTCGGCCCAGATGTCGTTGCCCCGGCCGGCGAGCGCGAAGGCCTTTTCGTTGATCGAACCGTCAACGATTCCACCGCCGGACCCATCACCGATCGTGTGCGTTTGCCAGCCGGCAGGAGGATCGGTTAGTTCGACTTCCCTGATGCCGAGCTGTGGGTCGGGCAGTTCGATGTTCACCCCTTCCTCGGCAATCAACGCGTCGCGCAGTTCCACGTCCATCGCATACTCGATCGTGCCAAGCCGTCGAAACGCCGCGGCGATGTCGTCGTAGCTGTCGCTGCGTAGCTGGACCGACCACGGCTCGGCGTTGGTCACGAAGTACCAGTTGTCCGGGTGGACGCCGGGCCGATCCTTGACCAGCTTCCACGACCAGAGCACCGGTGCCCAACCCATGTCGTTGTACTTGTCGAAGTACCAGCGCGTGAGTGTCGGCTGGTCGAGGCGGTCCCAGACGATCTGCATTTCGCCGATGACAAGCGGCACGCCCCAGGCGCGGGTCTGTTCGAGTTTCGGTTCCAGCAGTGCGACGTGTCGGGCGTGGCTCAAAAGCGTTGGCTCGCTACCGAAAAGGCCAGGGTAGTAGTGATCGGTGACCGCGACGCCGGTCCAGCCGTTATCCGGGGCGGCGTCGAGATAGCGGCGGAGCGGCTCGAAGTTTCCGCCGATGAGTGGGGCAACGAGGATCGGCGTCGCGGGGTCGGCTTCACGAACGGCCTTGACGGCGCGATCGATCAACGGCCCGTACACCGGACCGTGTGCGTCGTTGAACTCGCCCCACGGCTCGTTGACCAGGTCATACGCCGCGACGTTCGGTGCGTTTTTGAAGCGGGCCGCGATCTCGCCCCAGAGCGAGACGAAACGGTCCTGGGCTTGCTCGTCGGTCCAAAGCCGGTTGTAGCCGATCCTGCCAGAGGGGCCGTCGACACTTTGGTGTCCCGGTGCCGCGTGCATGTCGAGGATGACGTACAAGTCGTGAGCAGTCGCCCACTTCACGGCCAGGTCGAGGTAGTGAAAGTCCTCCACCGTGCCCAACGCGTCGGGGTCTTCGATGACGTGATAATGAAACGGCACACGCACCGTGTTGAAGCCGGACTCGGCGATCAGTCTGAAGTCCCGCTCGGTGATGTAGTTGTCCCGCCAAATCCGCTTAAGTTCGGCGTGTTTCTCCTCGCCGAATCGTTCGATCAGCACTTGATCGAAGCCATATTCGGCCCGGAGGTCTTCGTCGGCAACGGCGAGCATCCACGGCTCGATGAGCAGCCAGTTGCCGACGTTGACGCTGCGCAAATCGACACGTTCGCTGTCGTCGGTTTCGAACTGTCTGTCGCCGACCAAGACCTTGGGCAACTCGGCGAGGGTTGGCAGCGCGGTGAACAGGATCGCCGCGATAGCGGCGAATGAAATCCGTTGATACATGAGACACCTCCGCGGGAGAGCGTACAGAAATCCCGTCCAGCCACCCAGCGATCGT
It encodes the following:
- a CDS encoding DUF1800 domain-containing protein; this encodes MPENQTSMDAFGTRPFDVFEPTDGDPWDVHKAGHLIRRCAFGATPDELNTAVADGTTKTIDALFNFDPEDDPHNHLLEEMGEVFRLDNHRRVQEWWVFRMLRTDRPLQERIALFWHNHFATGGSKVNQQRMHKQIELFRRKGLGSFRELLVEVGRDPAMLLWLDGNNAAKGKPNENYAREIMELFTLGVDNGYTEADIKELSRCFTGWRVQGNNARFFKDRFDDGEKTILGKTGNFNDEGAVDLLLATEQAPKFIAEKLLTHFLTPTPPQPMIDHFAGRLTANDWHIGTVLKEMFRCRAFYSDGAYRSLIKDPATLCIGAGRALGGTLKAEFVREFMGKMGMRLLFPPDVSGWTGGEAWVNAATILVRYRFALEVARQEGRWYAKSHRLEHFLPNNNLDSADSLVDHYADLLLDGNLPGEVRSKLVDYFMRNDKNEPIEEFKLNGNTVRKKVKGTLHLMMTTPYFQLA
- a CDS encoding helix-turn-helix transcriptional regulator, which codes for MPIHVNTIRTLRLRLGITQAEAARRAGMKYASQWSEVERGDKPDPQLSTAERIAEVLGVTVDALTQKAE
- a CDS encoding cellulase family glycosylhydrolase; translated protein: MYQRISFAAIAAILFTALPTLAELPKVLVGDRQFETDDSERVDLRSVNVGNWLLIEPWMLAVADEDLRAEYGFDQVLIERFGEEKHAELKRIWRDNYITERDFRLIAESGFNTVRVPFHYHVIEDPDALGTVEDFHYLDLAVKWATAHDLYVILDMHAAPGHQSVDGPSGRIGYNRLWTDEQAQDRFVSLWGEIAARFKNAPNVAAYDLVNEPWGEFNDAHGPVYGPLIDRAVKAVREADPATPILVAPLIGGNFEPLRRYLDAAPDNGWTGVAVTDHYYPGLFGSEPTLLSHARHVALLEPKLEQTRAWGVPLVIGEMQIVWDRLDQPTLTRWYFDKYNDMGWAPVLWSWKLVKDRPGVHPDNWYFVTNAEPWSVQLRSDSYDDIAAAFRRLGTIEYAMDVELRDALIAEEGVNIELPDPQLGIREVELTDPPAGWQTHTIGDGSGGGIVDGSINEKAFALAGRGNDIWADKDAFVYLARPAGDSEHFKTTLIEYAGSGQWSKAGIMLRESSAEDAAFVFVHAFSNGRITVAARSASGAAVVERHLDYEEPGPLPLRLAIERDGEDVRLGWARGDEPWQWTTSPADVSFTDESLIGFAVNSNMPGHHAVVTFEGGLDRGE
- a CDS encoding ABC transporter permease subunit; translated protein: MLPPIVVAVAAIALLEGIVRVGIVPAFLVPPPTATFRSLTSQGDLWTALGQTALGAGVGFACSALIGTMLAAVLSANVWMRRAFYPYAVFFQTVPLVAIAPLLVVWFGRGVQTTAWAAGIASVFPVIAAGFAGFRSADPALLDLFRLHRASLWQTFFKLRLPSALPKLFVGLRIAAALAAIGAVVGEFITGLGLGGILTIARTQSDYPKVFAALILSSVLGLVLFGSVDLIGGLLLRHWRNA
- a CDS encoding DUF1501 domain-containing protein; the encoded protein is MANQSRREFMKVGLGGLGMLSLGGATPLFVPKFAHADQAAGTAIANDNVLVVVQLSGGNDGLNTVIPVGNDDYKKSRPKIALSDGLHKVSDEFALNPGMGAFKAMYDEGMLAIVNGCGYPQQNRSHFESMAIWQSADPSLNDTKGWLGHYLDHLSRGTQSEALSAVNIGDELPQALVTEGAPIPSINNLNDFSIVLDNRTGFDKDLERQLIEEFAQSEYDNPRAAFFAKQANNAIVSADEIRRVASAYEADADYPGNLGNRLKLIARLIAGNFGTRVFYCQIGGFDTHANQIQQHENLLRNVTESIRAFYKDLGAKQLDSKVTTMVFSEFGRRVRQNDSQGTDHGAAGPMFVVGPKIKAGLHGGSLSLAKDDLDNGDVKFTTDFRRVYASMLRDWLNVDPAEVLQGDHEALKLFS
- a CDS encoding ABC transporter substrate-binding protein, translating into MRWCLVLTLLLVGVACSDDSVAEDGSAEVTLQLNWLPEPQFGGFYEAERIGAFTDRRLTVDISPGGPDLSPVQIVGGGGATFGICAADELLIARSKGNDVVALFAAYQTNPQGLMLKADDPADSIGALFERGGLIAWQSGLPYATYLKQNLGDNFEAEYPSPFGDLTEFRMADEYAMQVFVTSEPITARREGLDVKTFLIADGGYNPYATVLICKREFLEANPDVCARMIQAVRAGWESYLADPTSANAIMRELNPTMTADAFIASAEAQKPLIEAEPLGAMSAERWQSLAEQLVSVGALQDTSVVDGAFVE
- a CDS encoding ABC transporter ATP-binding protein, with the translated sequence MDRHLAAAPYNAIDIEGLSHSFANLRAIGPIDLAVPSGQFLAILGPSGCGKSTLLRLIAGLLSPTDGAVETDNRRTGFVFQDSHLLPWRTVLDNVRLPAELEGNDATEHARDLLKEVGLSDFAGAYPNELSGGMRMRVSLARALVTTPELLLLDEPFAALDEITRQELDDMLRRLSVEHAMTTVFVTHSVAEAAYLSERAVVLSPRPGRVVLDVPIELPAQRDASLRGTAEFARQTALLFEALRSDVPGEAVAR
- a CDS encoding sulfotransferase, producing the protein MSPRVIAFVVGTSRGGTTWLSKVLNCHPRIACFGESGFFGRHWFEPDADGRLSGTQVREKFDGAIAGTWGPHTGDVGTLRRANTPELHAALRERLEPMTAAGGTVAEVFDAYAGAFGVAEGKPLVIEKTPHHVNHVDRILDAVPDAKFIVTLRDPYSFMRSYKFQGQQYDAERRAHAERVYHPITCALIWRRYFRSVFELETTHADRVFRFDIGALADREEAVLDDLQDFLSVERAPLAGQVPRDNSSFPSGQREELGAGDVWWMNRIAGPEIDAGGWPRRSAGGMVGLLPALTLPIWAVRNFGHLRRTVRNPARYAASLFRR
- a CDS encoding restriction endonuclease; translation: MSGDWRDQQKLEEKAKLATLQANAEHRRERHARLRARLHTLLPLPLEASIIIASAAISVALSLPIGMVSLNMLATALAGGVPIIVGIALAIGFFFSLSPEDRVDLPETWIVRAREHRERKLAAKVRATELAEQSAKLATEIRKRERERRSHTDSRSPDRANDQEAVFQVDHDAWRSHVRSRPKPDGTYFHPAWGREHTHVDDLTGDEFEYFLEYVFRWLGYNVRHVGGPGDHGVDLVVEADFGWCVVQAKRYSGVVPNTAVQEAFAGIAMYNCEYAVVVTNSYLSEGAVMLAQRNRVAWIDRDGLAMLLRGEHSMFPRRN